A window of Elusimicrobiota bacterium contains these coding sequences:
- a CDS encoding VWA domain-containing protein — protein MGFSAPVFIYILVFVIVFLIILEYSSEKNKREFLKKLFSEDNIQKLFVRYDIRIIELKKVLKISGLFFLLFALAGPKFGAKLVDIKKHGVDVIIAIDVSKSMLAQDIKPSRLEKAKLELSFIIDKLSGNRLGIIAFAGKPFLQCPLTLDTSASKIFMDSITTDLIPVPGTAIGEAIDLAVKNFIKEERKYKALIILTDGEDHESDPLSAALAAKKEGVKIFTIGFGTSQGELIPDKDETGNVTNYKKDKKGETVMTKLDELTLQKIAYETGGKYYQATDGEIEVSRITEDISSMETKQLKAQKYERYEEKFYYFVLIGLILILIEMFLPDGFKKRINI, from the coding sequence ATGGGATTTTCAGCACCGGTTTTTATTTATATTTTAGTTTTTGTTATTGTATTCCTGATTATATTAGAATATTCGTCTGAAAAAAATAAAAGGGAATTTCTGAAAAAACTGTTTTCAGAAGATAATATCCAAAAACTTTTTGTAAGATATGATATCCGAATTATAGAGTTAAAGAAAGTTCTTAAAATTTCAGGGCTATTTTTCCTGCTTTTTGCACTTGCAGGTCCAAAATTTGGGGCAAAACTTGTCGATATTAAAAAACACGGTGTAGATGTAATAATAGCTATTGATGTTTCAAAGAGTATGCTTGCCCAGGATATTAAACCCAGTCGTTTAGAAAAAGCAAAACTTGAACTTAGTTTTATAATTGATAAACTTTCCGGTAACAGGCTGGGAATTATTGCATTTGCCGGGAAACCGTTTTTACAATGCCCATTAACGTTGGACACTTCTGCCAGTAAAATATTTATGGACTCAATAACTACCGACCTTATCCCTGTTCCCGGCACTGCTATCGGTGAAGCAATAGATTTAGCAGTAAAAAACTTTATAAAAGAGGAAAGAAAATACAAAGCGCTTATAATTTTAACCGATGGTGAAGACCACGAAAGCGACCCGCTGTCAGCCGCTCTTGCGGCAAAAAAGGAAGGTGTGAAAATATTTACTATCGGATTTGGGACATCACAAGGTGAATTAATACCGGATAAGGATGAAACCGGTAATGTAACCAATTACAAAAAGGATAAAAAAGGCGAGACTGTAATGACGAAGTTAGACGAACTTACTTTGCAGAAAATTGCTTATGAAACCGGAGGAAAATACTATCAGGCAACTGACGGCGAGATTGAAGTGTCGCGCATAACAGAAGATATTTCAAGTATGGAGACTAAACAGCTAAAAGCCCAAAAATATGAAAGGTACGAAGAAAAGTTTTATTATTTTGTATTAATTGGTCTGATATTGATACTTATTGAAATGTTTTTGCCTGACGGTTTCAAAAAAAGGATAAATATATGA
- a CDS encoding VWA domain-containing protein encodes MRFYYPYVLILIPVFIGILYYIKKKKLKNDSGIIFSDINIFGKTNPPFGKKILDGLRIFAVIFIILALARPQGGEKSSEFTKKGLDIILCIDTSSSMRAEDFKPQNRLEAAKDVVKKFIKGRKNDRIGVVVFSAVAFTQCPLTTDYGSLLDFIDKIEIGITQTDGTAIGTAIITSVNRLKESTGKSKIIILLTDGRNNMGEVDPITAAKAASAFGIKIYAIGAAGTGPAPYPVDDPVFGRRYVWIKEDLDETKLLQIAKETDGLYFRATDKSSLEEIYKKINSMEKTEFKVEEYTDFNELYIWFLLPAVLLFLIEIMLKNLVFRTVP; translated from the coding sequence ATGCGATTTTATTATCCGTATGTTTTAATATTAATTCCGGTTTTTATCGGAATACTGTATTATATTAAAAAGAAGAAATTAAAGAATGACTCCGGAATAATATTTTCAGATATAAATATTTTCGGTAAAACGAATCCGCCGTTCGGCAAGAAGATATTGGATGGTCTAAGGATTTTTGCCGTTATTTTCATTATTTTGGCATTGGCACGTCCTCAAGGCGGTGAAAAGTCATCGGAATTTACAAAAAAAGGATTAGATATAATTTTATGTATTGATACTTCAAGTTCTATGCGTGCAGAAGACTTCAAACCGCAAAACCGTCTTGAAGCTGCAAAAGATGTAGTAAAAAAATTCATAAAAGGCAGGAAAAATGACCGGATAGGTGTGGTTGTTTTTTCTGCTGTTGCTTTTACCCAGTGTCCGTTGACGACGGATTACGGTTCGTTACTTGATTTTATTGATAAGATTGAAATTGGGATTACCCAGACAGACGGGACAGCTATAGGGACGGCGATAATAACATCTGTTAATAGGTTAAAAGAGTCCACAGGAAAAAGCAAGATTATAATTTTACTTACTGACGGTAGGAATAATATGGGAGAAGTTGACCCTATTACGGCAGCGAAAGCAGCATCTGCATTCGGGATTAAGATTTATGCTATAGGTGCTGCGGGTACCGGTCCTGCGCCCTATCCCGTTGATGATCCTGTCTTTGGCAGAAGATATGTTTGGATAAAAGAAGACCTTGATGAGACAAAACTTTTACAGATTGCTAAAGAAACAGACGGCTTATATTTCAGGGCGACCGATAAATCATCACTGGAAGAAATTTATAAAAAAATTAACTCAATGGAAAAAACAGAGTTTAAGGTTGAAGAATATACCGATTTTAACGAACTTTATATCTGGTTTCTTCTACCGGCAGTTTTATTGTTCCTTATTGAAATTATGCTAAAAAATTTAGTTTTCAGGACGGTACCTTAA
- a CDS encoding tetratricopeptide repeat protein, translating to MKRIVFIIFLSLYFSGSLYSSIRGNLSKGNSAFNKEKYDVALEKYKLAETADPNLPETAFNIGDVYFKTGAYEDALKNYEKATYSKDIALQGKAYYNMGNSLFRLGKLPEAIQLYKKALELTPSDTDAKFNIEFAQKKLKENIDKNSKQQDKDSQSQKDKDKDKGKEKDKGKDKENKKNEEKKQQEKDKKEEKKQGMSKEDAQRLLESTGDEKRPKEKANVKVPVFGMPEKDW from the coding sequence ATGAAACGTATTGTGTTTATTATATTTTTAAGTTTATATTTCTCCGGCAGTTTATATTCTTCCATTAGAGGCAATTTAAGCAAAGGCAACAGTGCATTTAATAAAGAAAAATACGATGTGGCATTGGAAAAATATAAACTTGCAGAAACGGCTGACCCTAACTTGCCGGAAACAGCGTTTAATATAGGCGATGTATATTTTAAAACTGGTGCATATGAAGATGCGTTAAAGAATTATGAAAAAGCGACATATAGCAAAGATATTGCACTTCAGGGTAAAGCTTACTATAATATGGGGAATTCATTATTCAGGTTAGGTAAACTTCCGGAAGCGATACAACTTTATAAGAAGGCACTCGAATTAACCCCTAGTGATACAGACGCCAAATTTAATATAGAGTTTGCTCAGAAAAAATTAAAAGAAAATATTGATAAAAATTCCAAACAGCAGGATAAAGACTCACAGAGTCAGAAAGATAAAGATAAGGATAAGGGAAAAGAAAAAGATAAAGGTAAAGATAAAGAAAATAAAAAGAACGAAGAGAAGAAACAGCAAGAAAAAGACAAAAAAGAAGAAAAAAAGCAGGGTATGTCAAAAGAAGATGCACAGCGTTTGCTTGAATCTACCGGCGACGAAAAAAGACCCAAAGAAAAAGCAAACGTAAAAGTCCCGGTATTCGGTATGCCGGAAAAAGATTGGTAG